The Candidatus Methylomirabilota bacterium genome contains a region encoding:
- a CDS encoding type II toxin-antitoxin system VapC family toxin — MTYLDTSALVKRFVSEAGSSEVQTLLTGGEPVASATIAYAELYSGLTRRHREGVLSRLQYRLACRRFERDWLALVKVELGAEILLSARGLIQRHGMRAFDAIHLASALGLQAAANEPVTFVAADQRLLRAAAGERLATVNPEARGR, encoded by the coding sequence CAGTGCTCTGGTCAAGCGCTTCGTGTCGGAGGCAGGATCCAGCGAGGTTCAAACGCTGTTGACGGGGGGTGAGCCGGTTGCATCGGCCACCATCGCGTACGCGGAGCTCTATTCCGGCCTCACGCGACGGCACCGGGAGGGCGTCCTCTCGCGACTCCAGTACCGGCTCGCATGCAGGCGTTTCGAGCGGGACTGGCTGGCGCTCGTCAAGGTGGAGCTGGGTGCCGAGATCCTGCTTTCGGCACGGGGTCTCATCCAGCGTCACGGCATGCGTGCCTTCGACGCCATCCACCTCGCCTCGGCGCTCGGGCTGCAGGCGGCCGCGAACGAGCCCGTGACCTTCGTCGCCGCGGACCAGCGGCTGTTGCGGGCCGCCGCTGGTGAGCGGCTGGCGACCGTCAACCCTGAAGCCCGGGGTCGATAG